In a genomic window of Sporosarcina trichiuri:
- a CDS encoding ABC transporter ATP-binding protein, with protein sequence MDTTPIISIRELRMEFPGKQVLDGISLDVFRGQIIGYIGPNGAGKSTTLKILLGLIRDYKGTVEIFGRDLKDDDRDMKRRIGYVPENAEIYDTLTPMEYLTFIGELYGLDRTLAGRKARDLMKILGLEDVLHTRISSFSKGMRQKVLIISSLLHNPDILFLDEPLSGLDANSVMVVKDILATLAANGKTIFYSSHIMDVVEKISNRIVLLNDGLLAADGTFEELKGQDDTGTLETIFNSLTGFDQHEQTARRFVDTVTGGGTVD encoded by the coding sequence ATGGACACGACACCGATCATCTCCATCCGCGAACTCAGGATGGAGTTTCCGGGGAAGCAGGTGCTGGACGGCATCTCGCTCGACGTATTCCGCGGCCAGATCATCGGCTATATCGGGCCGAACGGGGCGGGGAAGAGTACGACGCTCAAGATCCTGCTCGGCTTGATCCGCGATTACAAGGGGACGGTTGAGATCTTCGGCCGCGATCTGAAGGATGATGACCGCGACATGAAACGCCGTATCGGCTATGTGCCGGAAAACGCGGAGATCTATGATACGCTGACGCCGATGGAGTACTTGACCTTCATCGGCGAGCTGTATGGCTTGGACCGTACGTTGGCGGGCCGGAAAGCACGGGACCTGATGAAGATCCTCGGTTTGGAAGACGTGCTCCATACACGGATTTCGTCCTTCTCCAAAGGGATGCGGCAGAAGGTGCTCATCATTTCGAGCCTGCTGCACAATCCGGATATCCTGTTCCTGGATGAACCGCTCAGCGGCCTGGACGCAAACAGTGTCATGGTCGTCAAGGATATCCTGGCCACGCTGGCGGCGAACGGCAAGACGATTTTCTACTCGTCCCACATCATGGATGTTGTCGAGAAGATCAGCAACCGGATTGTGCTGCTGAATGACGGACTGCTCGCAGCCGACGGAACGTTCGAAGAGCTGAAAGGGCAAGACGATACGGGGACGCTCGAGACGATCTTCAATTCCCTGACCGGCTTCGATCAGCATGAACAGACGGCCCGGCGGTTCGTCGATACAGTGACGGGCGGTGGAACCGTTGACTGA
- a CDS encoding methylated-DNA--[protein]-cysteine S-methyltransferase, giving the protein MPSSGRTVYYKSSLGILEITGTDEAVSSVLFLEDEPPADVPAAEDAPAAVAECLRQLDEYFAGTRTDFDVPVTVNGTIFQRAVWQALTDIPYGGTASYGDIAKAVGSERAVRAVGAANGKNKLTLLLPCHRIIGKNGTLTGYAGGMWRKEWLLAHEQKHKK; this is encoded by the coding sequence ATGCCGTCATCAGGAAGGACAGTCTATTACAAGTCATCGCTTGGGATCCTGGAAATCACCGGGACGGACGAGGCGGTGTCCTCGGTGCTGTTCCTGGAGGATGAACCGCCGGCTGATGTCCCGGCAGCGGAAGACGCACCAGCAGCTGTGGCCGAGTGCTTGCGCCAGCTGGATGAGTACTTCGCCGGCACCCGGACGGACTTCGATGTGCCGGTGACCGTGAACGGTACCATCTTCCAGCGGGCTGTCTGGCAGGCGTTGACGGACATCCCATACGGAGGGACGGCTTCGTACGGGGACATCGCAAAAGCGGTCGGCAGTGAACGGGCGGTGCGAGCCGTCGGGGCCGCCAATGGAAAGAACAAACTGACCCTGCTCCTGCCCTGTCACCGCATCATCGGCAAGAACGGCACGCTCACCGGCTACGCCGGCGGCATGTGGCGGAAAGAATGGCTCCTCGCGCATGAACAGAAGCATAAGAAGTGA